The sequence below is a genomic window from Dyadobacter chenwenxiniae.
ACCGGCAACAATTAAAACGATCGGGCCGGAAGGTGGGAGTTTGACCACAAAGGAGGGCAAGATGACCACTACTGTGAAAGTGCGGGCATCCTTCAGCGCGATTGCAAATGCCAGATAGCTGTTGCTTTCGCCTATTCCCTGGTAGGATTTTACCAATACATATCAAAAAAAACTTATGAGAACCATATACATCGTTATAGCTGCCGCTATTTGGCTAACCTGTGCTGCTAACACACAAAAACAAGCAAGAAAAGGCCTGAAAACAACAGAAGTGCTTCGCCACGAATCGCCACAGGCGGATCTCGTGAAGCGTGGGGAATATCTGGTTACGATCATGGGCTGCGCTGATTGTCACTCTCCGAAGAAGCTGGGCCCACAAGGTCCAGTTCCGGATATGGAGCGGTTCCTGTCAGGATTTGATAGCGCCCAGCCACTAGGCGCCTATGACAAAAATGTCGTTAAAACGGGCCAATGGGTCATTTTCAATGCCCAGAACACAGCTTTCGCCGGGCCTTGGGGTGTTTCCTTTGCTGCTAACCTCACACCAGATGATACGGGGATCGGCACATGGACATTTGAGCAGTTCAATCTGGCGATGCGAAAAGGTAAGTTTAAAGGGATTCAAGCGAACCGCCCGCTGCTGCCGCCCATGCCCTGGCAGAACTACACCAAGATGTCATCTGCGGACATGAAAGCCATTTTTGTTTATCTGAAATCGCTGAAACCTGTGCCTAACGTAGTTCCCGCGCATCTCCCCCCGGGACAAATCTGAGTCGGGGTCGGGCAAAGCTTACAGCCTGAAACTGCTGCGTTGACTGCAATCAGCCAGCTTTTCTTTTTGAAGGTTTTGGTACATAGTTTACATCAATTAGGAAAGAACCGTGCCGAATATGGACAATACCTTACCCAACTAATTGCAGCTCAATTGAAGTGACCTTTCAGTCTAAGCCACGGTGCGCGATTATGGCATTGAGAAACTGTTTTTAAAGCTGAATGCATATTGCGATGGACCGTTTTTTGCCAGATACTCTACTCGCTCCATTGCCTGCTCCATTGTGGGATATTCACCTGATGGTACCCACCACATGGCCATGTACACTTTTCCATAAACTGAAAACCATTCGCGCCTTCTTTTCAGAAAATCAGAATGGAAAGAGCGATAAGTGAATTGCTGCAAAGTGGATACGTCACGCCAGACCGAGATATTCGTAATAATAGTGGGATCCTGATAAGGATCGAGGTCAGTTGCATTATTATTATCTTCCTTCAAACGCCACACAAATCCTTCACTCATTTCGGCAAGTGCGTTGACAGCATCCAGATTGTCTACAAATTCCTTCATCATCGGGTCATTGATATTTACGCCCTTCATTTTAGCCACATTAATTTGTGCCAGTTGAAATTGTTTCATTCTTTGGTAGTAAAGT
It includes:
- a CDS encoding c-type cytochrome, with the translated sequence MRTIYIVIAAAIWLTCAANTQKQARKGLKTTEVLRHESPQADLVKRGEYLVTIMGCADCHSPKKLGPQGPVPDMERFLSGFDSAQPLGAYDKNVVKTGQWVIFNAQNTAFAGPWGVSFAANLTPDDTGIGTWTFEQFNLAMRKGKFKGIQANRPLLPPMPWQNYTKMSSADMKAIFVYLKSLKPVPNVVPAHLPPGQI
- a CDS encoding DUF3291 domain-containing protein; the protein is MKQFQLAQINVAKMKGVNINDPMMKEFVDNLDAVNALAEMSEGFVWRLKEDNNNATDLDPYQDPTIITNISVWRDVSTLQQFTYRSFHSDFLKRRREWFSVYGKVYMAMWWVPSGEYPTMEQAMERVEYLAKNGPSQYAFSFKNSFSMP